From Bacteroidales bacterium:
CACGAGAAACAATAAAATTAAAGGATGCATTTTTACCATAAGGGAATATTGTTTTCTGTGCAAAATTACAAAACATTGACTGAAAATTTTTATTACAGGAAAAAATAAAAGGCTGCCTTTTCAGACAGCCTTTTATTGAGTCAGAACCTTTATTTATTTCACCTCTTCAAAGTCTACATCGGTTACTTCCCCGTCGTCATTATCATTCTTGCCAGAGGAAGAACCCTGTTGTTGTCCTGAGGTTTGCTCTTCTCCTGTGGTTTGCTGACCACCGCCAGCTTGCTGCTGTGCATTATATATCTCCTGAGAAGCTGCATGCCATGCATTGTTCAGATCTTCCATCCTTTGATCAAGCTCATCGTATTTTTCATTCTTATGAGCCTCTTTTAATGCCTCCAGTGCATCCTGGATTGGCTTTTTCTTGTCTTCGGAGATTTTGTCTCCAAATTCATTCAACTGCTTTTCAGTCTGGAAGATCAGACTATCTGCTTTATTGAGCTTCTCAACCTGTTCTTTTTTCTGCTTATCTTCTTCTTCATGCTGCTTGGCTTCTTCTTTCATCTTGTCGATTTCTTGCTCACTTAATCCTGAAGAAGCTTCAATCCTGATGCTTTGTTCTTTTCCGGTTGATTTATCCTTAGCTGATACGTTCAGTATTCCGTTGGCATCGATGTCGAAGGTTACCTCAATCTGAGGAACGCCTCTTGGTGCCGGTGGAATACCATCCAGATGGAAACGGCCAATGGACTTGTTGTCTTTAGCCATGGGCCTTTCACCTTGCAATACGTGAATTTCAACCGATGACTGGTTATCTGCTGCTGTAGTAAATACCTCGGATTTTCTGGTTGGTATTGTGGTATTGGCTTCGATCAGCTTGGTGAATACGCCGCCCATGGTTTCAATACCCAGTGAAAGCGGAGTAACGTCAAGCAGAAGTACGTCTTTTACATCACCACCCAGTACTCCGCCCTGGATGGCTGCACCAATGGCCACAACTTCATCCGGATTAACCCCTTTCGAGGGTTTTTTACCGAATATTTGTTCAACGGTTTGCTGAACGGCCGGAATTCGGGTCGATCCTCCAACCAGAATAACCTCGTTGATGTCCTTGGCTTCATAACCAGCATCGCTCAATGCTTTCTTGCAAGGCTCAACGGTTCTTTGAACCAAGTGATCTACCAGTTGCTCAAATTTGGATCTTGATAGTTTCTTTACAAGGTGTTTGGGTACACCTTCAACCGGCATAATGTACGGCAAATTGATTTCTGTTTGAGTAGCGCTTGAAAGTTCAATTTTTGCCTTTTCAGCAGCTTCTTTAAGCCGTTGTACGGCCATCGGATCTTGTTTCAGATCTACTCCTTGTTCCTTTTTAAATTCATCAGCAAGCCAGTCAATAAGTACCTGGTCGAAATCATCGCCACCCAGATGGGTATCTCCGTAAGTGGATTTTACTTCAAAAACACCTTCACCCAATTCAAGGATGGAAATGTCAAATGTACCACCACCTAAATCAAATACTGCTACACGCTGGTCTTTATCCTGTTTGTCCAGGCCGTATGCCAGCGAAGCGGCAGTGGGTTCGTTAATGATGCGTTTAACTTCAAGTCCGGAAATTTCACCGGCTTCCTTGGTTGCCTGTCTTTGTGAGTCATTGAAATAAGCAGGCACCGTAACAACAGCTTCAGTAACCTCTTGTCCCAGATAGTCTTCCGCAGTTTTTTTCATTTTTTGCAATACCATTGCGGATATCTCCTGGGGCGTATATTTCCTGTCTTCAATTTTGATCCGGGGCATGTTGTTGTCACCCTTCACCACTTCGTAAGATACCTGCTTAATTTCTTGCTGTACTTCATCATAACTATTCCCCATGAATCGCTTTATGGAAGAAACGGTGTTTTGTGAATTTGTTATGGCTTGCCTTTTGGCCGGATCGCCAATTTTCCTTTCACCGTCTTCCACAAATGCTACCATGGAAGGTGTAGTTCTTTTTCCCTCACTGTTAGGAATAACAACCGGCTCGTTGCCCTCCATTACAGAGACACATGAGTTAGTAGTTCCTAAGTCTATACCTATAATTTTACCCATTTTTTTCCTATTTATTTTTGATTCAACTTTTTATTTTCTGTTGTGAGTTTTATCAATGATTGTGCCATATTTTTTTGAACGTTGAATATGACATTAAAAACACTGGTTTTCAGATGTATGTGTTTGGCCAGGCAATTCAGTGACAAACTGTCATAACTTGAATGAAAATATTCTTATAATCGGTTGGTT
This genomic window contains:
- the dnaK gene encoding molecular chaperone DnaK, translating into MGKIIGIDLGTTNSCVSVMEGNEPVVIPNSEGKRTTPSMVAFVEDGERKIGDPAKRQAITNSQNTVSSIKRFMGNSYDEVQQEIKQVSYEVVKGDNNMPRIKIEDRKYTPQEISAMVLQKMKKTAEDYLGQEVTEAVVTVPAYFNDSQRQATKEAGEISGLEVKRIINEPTAASLAYGLDKQDKDQRVAVFDLGGGTFDISILELGEGVFEVKSTYGDTHLGGDDFDQVLIDWLADEFKKEQGVDLKQDPMAVQRLKEAAEKAKIELSSATQTEINLPYIMPVEGVPKHLVKKLSRSKFEQLVDHLVQRTVEPCKKALSDAGYEAKDINEVILVGGSTRIPAVQQTVEQIFGKKPSKGVNPDEVVAIGAAIQGGVLGGDVKDVLLLDVTPLSLGIETMGGVFTKLIEANTTIPTRKSEVFTTAADNQSSVEIHVLQGERPMAKDNKSIGRFHLDGIPPAPRGVPQIEVTFDIDANGILNVSAKDKSTGKEQSIRIEASSGLSEQEIDKMKEEAKQHEEEDKQKKEQVEKLNKADSLIFQTEKQLNEFGDKISEDKKKPIQDALEALKEAHKNEKYDELDQRMEDLNNAWHAASQEIYNAQQQAGGGQQTTGEEQTSGQQQGSSSGKNDNDDGEVTDVDFEEVK